gggttagcgcggtcagagcacgtgccttgcagctgatctttttaATTCCTCAAACCAGGCGGGCGGCATTGACAGCCTTTCTAATGTCTCCTTGATTAAGGTTGGCGGCGGTTTGTTATGAGAGGCAGTGCAGATGATCCGCTgtgcgccggtatataactgctttataagagtataggcagccttcaatttctttTGCATATCAGATCCAAGATGGGTAGTGCGAGATCCTGTATCATTCCGCACGTTGATAAACCGACAGTTTATGGGATAATATATGCTAAAAGCTTATGGTTAAGATACTTACCAAACACAACAGTGgtcatggcatttatttgccgCTTTAAACCGATCAGCTCTTCTACCACCGGATTAAGAGTCGCTTCGGCATCATCAGCCCTCTTTTGCAGTGTGGCTTTCTCTATGTCCCAGTCCgtccgctccttcttgaaatcctctttcagtttctccatggctgctaaggcactggtcagctcctctttggctttggaggt
This DNA window, taken from Triticum aestivum cultivar Chinese Spring chromosome 1D, IWGSC CS RefSeq v2.1, whole genome shotgun sequence, encodes the following:
- the LOC123166985 gene encoding uncharacterized protein yields the protein MEKLKEDFKKERTDWDIEKATLQKRADDAEATLNPVVEELIGLKRQINAMTTVVFGSRTTHLGSDMQKKLKAAYTLIKQLYTGAQRIICTASHNKPPPTLIKETLERLSMPPAWFEELKRSAARHVL